TCTTTTTGTAACCAATTTTGGAGCATAAGTAAACCTGCAGCATAGATTGCTGCATGAGTCAAACTGATGGCTTAAAGCCACATCtcctttcaggaagaaaaagaagttactATCGTGAAAAAAGCTGATACCATCTGATTTGCAAAGTTGTctaaagagaaaacaatggCCGGTGGGTGAAGACCTGCATTAAACAGTTTTCCCAAGTACGATttatactgaaataaatgaaaggtttttatccttttttacccaaaaggaaagggaagcagaAGAAGGCACTTCATAATCTCATTTGATTAAACAATTCACTGCAGGCAATAATATTATGTTGGTGAAAGAGTATGTAATTTAAAGGCAGTCACAGCTTCAGTCTTCCATTCCAAGTTCTTGTTTCAGACTGAAAGGCAAGTAAAAACATGAGTCAGCTAACAGCGAAACACTGAAAACTCTGAGAACTCTTTGGACCAATTAGTGGAAGCCCTGACAATACACACTGAGGTTGAGAGCTAAAACGCAGAGAGGATATATCACTTGTTTCAGATAAGATCCACTGCATCAGAAAAATCATAGGGCAAAATCTCAAATTCTGGAGGCAACACAGAGTAGTCTTGAGATTTACCTGACAAACTAGAATGTAGACATCTTTACCCTCCCACTTTTGAGATGCTTATCCCACTTAATGCACCCACATCACTGACACAATGGCACACTCACCTTTTTAAGTAGGCATGGACATTGTCAAAGCCATGGTACTTGGCCAGATAGACCAGGACACCTGTGGCACATCGACCATCTCGTTGTCTGCAGAAGCTACAGTTGCAGATTCCACGACATGGAGGGCACCTCCATGTCTACACAGAAGAGAGACAACAAGAAGCCCTTTTAGTACAGTTCCTTTCCTTAGGGCATTAAGCACTAATGCAGAGATAATAATAAAGAGAACACTATTTTGATGCTCAAAAGTAAGAATattttggctgctgctctgctctcataCTTTACTCCTGCAATTAAAACTATGGAAGTAGTAAATACAACAGGTTCTACACAACACAGTTCTGTGATTCAGGGTGAATCAAGCCAGGAGTGCATGACGTACTACAGCACTGTGAGCAGTTGTTAAAACCACTGCTGCCAGCAACCAATACCCCTGGCTGTGCAAGTCAAGCACAAAAAAGCACCACTGAGCACTGTCCTACCGGGTCCAGCAGTGCTGTTCTGACATCCTCCCCGTATCTGTTGCGGAGGCACGGCCCACAGAACTGGCCCCGCACGCCTATGCAGTCAGGGTTACGACAATTTGTCTTGGTGTCTATGGTTTTTTGGCGACACTGATGACAGGTGGATCCCtagaacacagaaaaaacaaacaagacatTTAAAATGGCATATTAGATAGGcgaaaaaaaagcattgaacAAAATCTCTTTGGCAGCTAGCAGTGCTTATCCTGAAACAGAAAGCCACCGTGCAAGTTTGAACCAAGACTGTTTTAACACTGCATCTTCAGTGTCTGGTAATCACTTCCCCTGGGTGCAATCACAGTTGTTCCAGAGCAAAAGCATGCTAATTGGCTTGGTAAAGGCCATTTACAAATTCAGGCAAAAATAAGAAGGGACACTTCAAGATCTCAGACATATTTCTCCCAAAAATCACATCCTCTCAGTGAGAGGGCGTGTACCCTATTTGATgataaaacacaaacacagaataacaaaaaaaatgacTTCACAAAGTACACATTTCACAAAGCTGGAATATTCTTACCATGGCCCTGTTATACACTTTTTCTCTTGCAGATCCACAGATATTATCCAACTCTTCTGCTGTTATGTCCTCAACTGGGCGCACAACATGTGGAAAAGCCATGGCACCACGGTGACCCCTCCTGGGAGTAGGGGCTTCATGCTGAATAGCAAAGACACAATACTTGCAGTATTAGTTTCAACAAAAACTCTAAAAAAGCGAGGATCTTCACCTTCACAGCAATGCTGATGTCTCAAACACCCATCATATATTTAAGCAAGATATAACAGAACTTGTACAGATGTATTATATGGAAGCAGCTTTAGCACCTTTACTTGATCTGTCCCCTTCAGGGTGCAGCAATGCTACTGATCTTGCTTCACTCCTGCTGGAGTGAAAGAGGAAGTGGTTTTTCAAGGACCAGGAAGGGGAAATGGAGAGCACATACAAAATGCCCTTttggttgggggggggggcggggggccAGGGGCAAAggggttgaggttttttttttttttttagttcttctaAGGCCATTGCATACTGCTAAACCTCATCAGCTCTCTATGAATCGCTATTTTCTTGAAGGGAAACCTTCTTACAAAAACACCCTCACAACCCACAACAGAACTAGATCTCCATCATACCTCCAGGTATTCATCAGACATCTTTCTTCTTCTCACCAAGATGTACCTgtcatcttcttcctcttctggtACAAGAGTAGGAGGTCCTTCAATCAAGGACCTGGACCTTGTGTGAGGCCGAGAACTCCGGTCTGGGTTCCTCCTCAAGGCACATTTGGGCAATGAACGCCTTGGAAGTCGCTTTGGTCCCTGCTAATGTTTAAAAGCCCCTAATGAAACAGGTGAAAACACAGATAGCTCCTGACCTGATACTGAATTCCTCCCCTACAGATgccttcctctcttcttttccaAAGACATGTCTATCCCTGTCCCAGTCAGAAAACCAAAGGTAAGAAGATCCTAAGCAAGTTCATGTTAGGCATTCTGCTAGTCACAGAGAAATAGCAAAGCAGCAGAGCCCGTGTCTATGAGGAGCTGCAATTTTCAGCATTGTTCTAATCTTCACCCAAATTACAAATACATCAGCAGTGAAATTCATTACACTGCTGATTCACAACCCAAACTTCTTAGAAGTTAGGCTAAAAGCCAGGGGTTTTTCAAGGCTCCAAACTCACAGAATATTCAGGTCTGAGCTGCCCTCACTTGTCTCCAGCCTTTGTATAAACACATATTTACACAGCAccttgtttggttttattggCCTATGGAGACACTTAACCTTTATAAATTAATGTGTTCTGCTTTGTACCATGGCAAATCAAAAGAGAATTACATTATGAGGATACCCGTTTTAGGAAGCAATAAAATTCTAACTGGACTTTGATTTGCAGAGTTTATTAAGTTTTTACATTGAGAATCCTGCTTTGTAATGTCAGAATTTGACTCTTAGAAATCTGAATGCAAATCTAGTAAGTTTATACTCACATGACTGACAGCTGGCAACGATTTTCTCCCACCAAAGATACCAGAAACATTTTGCAACTCAGCCATTAGTTTTGCAAGCTaacaagagagagaaaaatgaagcagagcTTTAAAAGTGTATTTATGTGCTATTACAGACTACTAAGGCAATTGGCTAAAAGTACAATTACTT
The Vidua macroura isolate BioBank_ID:100142 chromosome 7, ASM2450914v1, whole genome shotgun sequence DNA segment above includes these coding regions:
- the CDCA7 gene encoding cell division cycle-associated protein 7 isoform X1; amino-acid sequence: MAPPRPQRRGCSGRRSFTAFRNTKLIPMETSSSSDDSCDSFGSDNFANTKCKFRSDIKEELAKIFHEASDDESFCGFSENEVQDALKLETDSDENDASAESEIDQRGQKCPVPLKVAMKFPPRRSERRKGGMEPVPETPMPTLDSDSDTEENGAMFLEKRALNIKENKAMLAKLMAELQNVSGIFGGRKSLPAVSHQGPKRLPRRSLPKCALRRNPDRSSRPHTRSRSLIEGPPTLVPEEEEDDRYILVRRRKMSDEYLEHEAPTPRRGHRGAMAFPHVVRPVEDITAEELDNICGSAREKVYNRAMGSTCHQCRQKTIDTKTNCRNPDCIGVRGQFCGPCLRNRYGEDVRTALLDPTWRCPPCRGICNCSFCRQRDGRCATGVLVYLAKYHGFDNVHAYLKSLKQELGMED
- the CDCA7 gene encoding cell division cycle-associated protein 7 isoform X2 gives rise to the protein MAPPRPQRRGCSGRRSFTAFRNTKLIPMETSSSSDDSCDSFGSDNFANTKCKFRSDIKEELAKIFHEASDDESFCGFSENEVQDALKLETDSDENDASAESEIDQRGQKCPVPLKVAMKFPPRRSERRKGGMEPVPETPMPTLDSDSDTEENGAMFLEKRALNIKENKAMLAKLMAELQNVSGIFGGRKSLPAVSHGPKRLPRRSLPKCALRRNPDRSSRPHTRSRSLIEGPPTLVPEEEEDDRYILVRRRKMSDEYLEHEAPTPRRGHRGAMAFPHVVRPVEDITAEELDNICGSAREKVYNRAMGSTCHQCRQKTIDTKTNCRNPDCIGVRGQFCGPCLRNRYGEDVRTALLDPTWRCPPCRGICNCSFCRQRDGRCATGVLVYLAKYHGFDNVHAYLKSLKQELGMED
- the CDCA7 gene encoding cell division cycle-associated protein 7 isoform X3; translation: METSSSSDDSCDSFGSDNFANTKCKFRSDIKEELAKIFHEASDDESFCGFSENEVQDALKLETDSDENDASAESEIDQRGQKCPVPLKVAMKFPPRRSERRKGGMEPVPETPMPTLDSDSDTEENGAMFLEKRALNIKENKAMLAKLMAELQNVSGIFGGRKSLPAVSHQGPKRLPRRSLPKCALRRNPDRSSRPHTRSRSLIEGPPTLVPEEEEDDRYILVRRRKMSDEYLEHEAPTPRRGHRGAMAFPHVVRPVEDITAEELDNICGSAREKVYNRAMGSTCHQCRQKTIDTKTNCRNPDCIGVRGQFCGPCLRNRYGEDVRTALLDPTWRCPPCRGICNCSFCRQRDGRCATGVLVYLAKYHGFDNVHAYLKSLKQELGMED